From Arcticibacter tournemirensis, one genomic window encodes:
- a CDS encoding SMP-30/gluconolactonase/LRE family protein, whose translation MKCTADIFCLLSLLALSFRSVAQAPDIDPSFPVARNGKLQLISDQFSFTEGPAADAGGNVFFTDQPNNKIWKYDTNGSLTVFMDNAGRANGLYFNRRGELIVCADENNQLWSLSPGGKISVLIYDFQSKKLNGPNDVWINKKGDMYFTDPYYQREYWKRTKPDLKLQSVYLLKQGSHNLVSVEDSLVKPNGIVGTPNGKCLYVADIGASKTYRYTINKDGTLGEKKLFAEMGSDGMTIDNQGNLYLTGNGVTVFNKDGVRIKHIPVPAKWTANVCFGGENNDWLFITASDKLFKIKMQVKAAN comes from the coding sequence ATGAAGTGTACCGCTGATATTTTTTGTCTCTTATCTCTGCTGGCCTTGTCTTTTCGTTCAGTCGCGCAGGCGCCTGATATAGATCCGTCATTTCCTGTTGCCAGGAACGGGAAGCTGCAATTAATATCAGATCAGTTCAGCTTCACGGAAGGACCTGCTGCTGACGCAGGCGGTAACGTTTTTTTTACCGATCAACCCAATAATAAAATATGGAAATACGATACGAATGGAAGCCTTACCGTCTTCATGGACAATGCGGGCCGCGCAAACGGGCTTTATTTTAATAGGAGAGGCGAACTGATCGTATGTGCTGACGAAAATAATCAGCTATGGTCGTTGTCGCCCGGTGGCAAAATCTCGGTGCTGATCTATGATTTTCAGAGTAAAAAGCTGAACGGTCCTAACGACGTGTGGATTAACAAGAAAGGGGATATGTATTTCACCGACCCCTATTATCAGCGCGAGTACTGGAAAAGAACCAAACCTGATTTGAAATTGCAGAGCGTTTATCTTTTGAAACAAGGCTCGCACAACCTGGTAAGTGTAGAAGACAGCTTAGTGAAGCCGAACGGAATTGTCGGCACACCGAATGGTAAATGTCTATATGTGGCCGATATTGGAGCCAGTAAAACATACAGATACACCATAAATAAGGATGGCACTTTGGGTGAAAAGAAGTTGTTTGCTGAAATGGGATCGGATGGAATGACGATCGACAATCAAGGTAACCTTTATCTCACCGGCAACGGCGTGACTGTTTTTAATAAAGACGGTGTTCGAATAAAACATATACCAGTTCCTGCTAAATGGACAGCGAACGTGTGCTTTGGAGGAGAGAACAATGACTGGCTTTTTATAACTGCAAGCGACAAGTTATTTAAAATAAAAATGCAGGTAAAAGCAGCAAACTGA
- the glgX gene encoding glycogen debranching protein GlgX, with protein sequence MNLWYSKEGAPHPLGVSFIPDEEAYNFALYSKNASAIDLLLYRENEYDEPVVTIHLDPLKNKSQRIWHCRVKKSELQGAAFYGYRVDGPHGPEPDYLHQFDPEKILLDPYAKEVIFPPAFSREAAEESGSNAGKAPLGMISTEEYFDWQDDKPVRHAHDLIIYEMHVKGFTKNPNSGVSKEKQGTFAGIIEKIPYLKELGITAVELMPVHQFDPTEKNYWGYMPLNFFAPNHAYTSDTTTGGAIREFKTMVRELHKAGLEVILDVVFNHTSEGDIAGPVYSFKGIDNATYYLMQDHAENPYLNYSGTGNTLRTDHPAVQQLIMDSLRYWVKEMHVDGFRFDLASVFSRKTDGTIGSSPIFDQIAAEPYLSNVRLIAEPWDAGGLYQLGRAFPGISWYQWNGGFRDDIRRFVRSEAGFAAKAVQRIYGSDDLFPDDPFNAYHPYQSINYLTSHDGFTLYDQVSYNRKHNFANGQNNQDGHEYNYSWNCGWEGDGNVPCDVLRLRKRQTRNFFTLLMLSNGTPMVLSGDEFLNTQRGNNNPYNQDNETTWIDWHRREEMSLHFDFVKTLIAFRKRHTAIARSRFWREDVKWFGCSGNISFDHELRCFAWFLSGKKFNETDLYVMVNMNWESQKFKFMEQGSWKRVIDTSIETTAESAGQAEDLIILDARSVAVFEKTN encoded by the coding sequence ATGAATTTATGGTATTCTAAAGAAGGCGCTCCTCATCCCCTGGGTGTATCCTTTATCCCCGATGAAGAAGCATACAATTTCGCGTTGTATTCAAAAAATGCCTCAGCTATTGATCTTTTGCTCTATAGAGAGAACGAATATGATGAGCCGGTGGTAACGATCCATCTGGATCCACTAAAAAACAAGTCGCAGCGGATCTGGCATTGCCGGGTCAAGAAATCGGAACTCCAGGGCGCCGCGTTTTACGGCTATCGTGTAGATGGGCCTCATGGACCTGAACCGGATTACCTGCATCAGTTTGATCCGGAAAAGATATTGCTGGACCCTTATGCCAAAGAAGTTATATTTCCGCCAGCATTTAGCAGGGAGGCAGCCGAAGAATCAGGATCCAACGCCGGGAAAGCCCCGCTTGGAATGATCAGCACCGAAGAGTATTTCGACTGGCAGGACGATAAACCTGTAAGACATGCACATGATCTCATCATCTACGAAATGCATGTAAAGGGATTCACGAAAAATCCGAATTCAGGCGTTTCTAAAGAGAAACAGGGGACCTTCGCTGGTATCATTGAAAAGATCCCTTATCTGAAAGAACTGGGAATAACAGCCGTAGAGCTCATGCCCGTTCATCAGTTTGACCCAACCGAAAAAAATTACTGGGGCTATATGCCTCTTAATTTCTTCGCTCCGAACCATGCTTATACGTCGGATACGACTACTGGCGGCGCCATCAGGGAGTTTAAGACAATGGTGCGGGAGTTGCACAAAGCAGGCCTGGAGGTTATTCTCGACGTGGTATTTAACCATACTTCTGAAGGAGATATTGCTGGTCCGGTTTATTCATTTAAGGGTATTGATAATGCAACGTATTACCTCATGCAGGATCATGCAGAAAACCCCTATCTAAATTACAGCGGTACAGGTAATACCTTACGGACGGATCATCCTGCTGTTCAGCAGCTGATCATGGACAGCCTGAGGTATTGGGTGAAGGAAATGCACGTGGATGGCTTCAGGTTTGACCTTGCTTCTGTTTTCAGTCGTAAAACTGACGGGACGATAGGGTCTTCCCCCATCTTTGATCAGATTGCTGCGGAACCGTATCTTTCTAACGTCAGGCTAATCGCAGAGCCATGGGACGCCGGAGGACTATACCAGCTTGGCAGAGCGTTTCCGGGTATCAGCTGGTATCAATGGAACGGGGGATTCAGAGACGACATACGACGGTTTGTGAGAAGTGAAGCAGGGTTTGCAGCGAAAGCGGTTCAGAGGATCTATGGAAGCGACGACCTCTTTCCCGACGATCCGTTTAATGCCTATCATCCCTATCAGAGTATCAACTATCTTACTTCGCATGACGGCTTTACATTGTATGACCAGGTATCCTATAACCGGAAACATAATTTTGCTAACGGACAGAATAATCAGGATGGTCATGAATATAATTACAGCTGGAACTGCGGTTGGGAGGGTGACGGTAATGTCCCCTGCGACGTCCTTAGGCTAAGAAAAAGGCAAACCCGTAATTTCTTCACCCTCCTGATGCTTTCGAACGGCACACCGATGGTATTATCCGGCGATGAATTCTTAAATACTCAGAGGGGGAACAATAATCCATATAATCAGGATAACGAGACGACGTGGATCGACTGGCACCGCAGGGAGGAGATGAGCCTCCATTTCGATTTTGTAAAAACGCTTATCGCTTTCAGAAAAAGGCATACTGCCATAGCTAGAAGCCGTTTCTGGAGGGAGGACGTGAAATGGTTTGGCTGCAGTGGCAACATTTCGTTCGATCACGAACTGAGATGCTTTGCATGGTTCCTGTCGGGTAAAAAGTTTAATGAAACCGACCTTTACGTAATGGTAAACATGAACTGGGAAAGCCAGAAATTTAAGTTTATGGAACAGGGTTCGTGGAAAAGGGTGATCGATACGTCGATTGAGACCACCGCGGAATCTGCCGGCCAGGCTGAGGATCTCATCATACTGGATGCAAGATCGGTGGCTGTATTCGAAAAAACAAACTAA
- the surE gene encoding 5'/3'-nucleotidase SurE, giving the protein MRILITNDDGIYSPGIAALARIALRFGEVRVVAPDVEQSSMGHAVTHSRPLSYKKSPIEFDGIEAYRVNGTPADCVALGTHLWTKTDVVLSGINMGPNLGNGMWHSGTLAAAKQAVLLGIKGIALSTPVGKTEPDFAALEPFVEETLGILLKTPGLSLFNVNFPEQPRGMRWTRQSVRLYDGKIVPGTDPMGRKHYWFTVTPLEPADEGTDRWAVENGYVSVTPLRLDLTNEDALRSVQQQV; this is encoded by the coding sequence ATGAGAATATTAATAACGAACGATGACGGAATATATAGTCCCGGAATAGCAGCATTAGCACGAATTGCTTTACGTTTCGGAGAAGTAAGGGTAGTAGCACCAGACGTTGAACAGTCTTCTATGGGGCATGCTGTAACTCATTCAAGACCTCTAAGTTATAAAAAATCACCTATCGAGTTCGACGGAATTGAAGCGTACAGGGTGAATGGAACTCCAGCCGACTGCGTTGCGCTGGGCACTCACTTATGGACGAAAACCGATGTTGTGCTATCGGGCATAAATATGGGCCCCAACCTTGGTAACGGCATGTGGCATTCCGGTACGCTTGCTGCGGCAAAGCAGGCCGTGCTGCTCGGAATAAAAGGGATAGCTTTAAGTACACCGGTTGGAAAAACAGAGCCCGATTTCGCTGCTCTTGAACCGTTTGTTGAAGAAACACTAGGTATTTTGCTTAAGACACCAGGACTTTCTCTATTTAATGTCAACTTCCCCGAACAACCCAGGGGGATGCGCTGGACCCGCCAGTCAGTTCGTTTGTACGACGGGAAGATAGTTCCCGGCACTGATCCGATGGGCCGCAAACATTACTGGTTTACTGTTACTCCGCTTGAACCTGCCGATGAAGGCACCGACAGGTGGGCTGTGGAAAACGGATATGTTTCTGTTACGCCATTGCGGCTCGATCTCACAAACGAAGATGCATTGAGATCTGTGCAGCAACAAGTATAA
- a CDS encoding competence/damage-inducible protein A, translated as MLTEIITIGDEILIGQIVDTNSAWIAQKLNDNGIRVKQITSISDDRNHILEALAAAAKRADLIIITGGLGPTKDDITKKTLCEYFGARLRRDSSVLEHVRKLLSSHNRPILEINEQQADVPENCTVLQNKNGTAPGMWFEHGGKVYVSMPGVPFEMMYLVDEEVLPRLKNYFSLSAIVHHTILTAGIGESFLAETIAPVESALPPYIKLAYLPKLGQVRLRLSAYGEDEGTLQEEVEYYAGQIISLIPEFVIVAGDKPLEKAVLDYMKTLGLKLALAESCTGGYLSHLITQHAGSSEVFLGGAVSYSNDLKTQMLGVSEETLASYGAVSEETVIEMAVGARNNFHADYAVSISGIAGPGGGTPDKPTGTVWIGVAGKNRVITRKFVFPGRRTQNIERAAVNALVLLLKLVREDHA; from the coding sequence ATGTTAACTGAAATAATAACTATCGGCGATGAAATTTTAATCGGACAGATAGTGGACACCAATTCTGCATGGATTGCGCAGAAATTAAACGACAACGGAATCAGGGTGAAGCAAATCACGTCCATTTCCGACGATCGTAATCATATTCTGGAAGCCCTTGCCGCAGCGGCAAAACGCGCTGATCTCATTATTATTACGGGAGGACTTGGTCCGACAAAAGACGATATTACAAAAAAGACCCTCTGCGAATATTTCGGTGCAAGGTTAAGGAGAGACAGCAGCGTTCTGGAGCACGTTAGAAAGCTGCTGTCTTCCCACAACAGGCCGATACTCGAAATCAATGAGCAACAGGCGGATGTGCCTGAGAATTGTACTGTTTTACAGAACAAGAATGGGACGGCTCCGGGGATGTGGTTTGAACACGGTGGTAAGGTATACGTTTCAATGCCTGGTGTGCCTTTCGAAATGATGTATCTCGTTGATGAAGAGGTGTTGCCGAGACTGAAAAACTACTTCAGCTTGTCTGCAATTGTTCATCATACGATCCTTACGGCGGGCATTGGCGAATCATTTTTGGCCGAAACTATTGCTCCTGTAGAAAGTGCACTTCCCCCGTATATTAAGCTAGCTTATTTGCCAAAATTAGGACAGGTACGCCTTCGTCTAAGTGCATATGGCGAGGATGAGGGAACCCTCCAAGAAGAAGTTGAATACTATGCCGGACAGATCATATCCCTTATACCAGAGTTTGTGATTGTAGCCGGGGACAAACCTTTAGAAAAGGCAGTTCTCGATTATATGAAAACACTCGGATTAAAACTTGCCCTTGCTGAAAGCTGCACAGGAGGGTATCTTTCTCATCTGATCACCCAGCACGCGGGGTCGAGCGAGGTTTTCCTCGGCGGGGCGGTAAGTTATTCTAACGATTTAAAGACACAGATGCTGGGTGTTTCAGAAGAGACGCTGGCTTCCTATGGTGCTGTAAGTGAAGAAACGGTGATAGAGATGGCAGTGGGTGCCCGGAATAACTTCCATGCTGATTACGCAGTTTCTATCAGTGGAATAGCAGGCCCCGGCGGTGGTACCCCCGATAAACCAACCGGCACGGTATGGATAGGAGTAGCAGGTAAGAATAGAGTAATAACCCGCAAATTCGTTTTTCCCGGACGCCGCACACAGAACATCGAGCGCGCCGCTGTAAACGCGCTGGTGTTACTTCTTAAATTAGTACGCGAAGACCATGCTTAA
- a CDS encoding response regulator transcription factor: MKTIPKKILAVDDNPAILDALNDILSFEGYEVVTLSDGSFIFEAIAESHPDLILLDVMLDNLDGRDICHAIKDDRNTNHIPVILISATHNLQDTLKNEGAPNDFIAKPFDIDFLLTKIDTQLRHAA; the protein is encoded by the coding sequence ATGAAGACAATACCTAAGAAGATACTGGCAGTTGACGATAACCCCGCTATACTTGATGCGCTGAACGATATATTATCGTTTGAAGGATATGAAGTGGTGACACTTTCGGATGGAAGTTTTATTTTTGAGGCTATTGCAGAATCGCATCCCGACCTGATCTTATTAGATGTGATGCTGGACAACCTCGACGGCAGAGATATCTGCCATGCTATTAAGGACGACAGAAATACAAATCATATTCCTGTAATCCTTATTTCGGCAACGCATAATTTACAAGACACGCTAAAAAACGAAGGGGCGCCAAACGATTTCATAGCTAAACCATTCGATATAGATTTTCTGTTAACAAAAATAGACACACAGTTACGTCATGCTGCCTAA
- a CDS encoding diacylglycerol/lipid kinase family protein: MRIATLLHNPVAGDEAHTKDKLIALIESRGYKCHYSSVKEQGLDLIHEDTEFIIIAGGDGTVRKVAKQLLLDKSPASHLPIALLPMGTANNIARTLGISGEPETIIRQWATMQPRTIDIWDVDNLPGARFFCEGLGFGVFPQLIAEMRHHDEELSDSPEKRMEVALGTLHDITVSYKPHHCIVIADGTDYSGDYIMVEIMNMQCIGPNLVLASEANPGDGYMEIVLIAEGEKGELARYISNRISGVESFLKCKTLKARNVKIQWEGHLVHVDDELIEMKEIKEISLSSEGKILHFMVPGT; the protein is encoded by the coding sequence ATGAGGATAGCTACCCTTCTTCATAACCCGGTTGCGGGTGATGAAGCCCATACCAAAGACAAACTGATTGCCTTAATAGAGTCCCGGGGATATAAGTGTCATTATTCCTCGGTGAAGGAACAAGGGCTGGACCTCATTCATGAGGATACTGAGTTTATTATTATTGCCGGGGGAGATGGAACGGTAAGGAAAGTTGCCAAACAGCTATTGCTTGATAAGAGTCCCGCCAGCCATCTTCCTATTGCTTTATTACCTATGGGCACTGCAAACAATATCGCCCGAACCTTAGGTATTTCGGGAGAGCCGGAAACGATCATCAGACAATGGGCGACCATGCAGCCAAGGACAATCGATATCTGGGATGTGGATAATCTTCCCGGTGCTCGTTTTTTTTGTGAAGGACTTGGCTTCGGCGTATTTCCGCAACTCATTGCAGAAATGCGGCATCATGATGAAGAACTGTCGGATTCGCCTGAAAAAAGGATGGAGGTCGCGCTAGGTACACTTCATGATATCACAGTTAGCTATAAGCCGCATCATTGTATCGTCATTGCCGATGGTACAGACTATTCAGGCGATTATATTATGGTCGAAATCATGAACATGCAATGTATCGGACCAAACCTTGTTCTGGCTTCTGAAGCCAATCCCGGTGATGGCTATATGGAGATAGTACTGATAGCGGAAGGTGAAAAAGGTGAACTGGCCAGATATATCAGCAACAGGATTTCGGGCGTTGAAAGCTTCCTTAAATGTAAAACTTTAAAGGCCCGAAATGTAAAAATCCAATGGGAAGGGCATCTTGTTCATGTAGATGACGAGCTCATTGAGATGAAAGAAATCAAAGAGATTAGTCTAAGCTCTGAAGGCAAAATACTTCATTTTATGGTTCCGGGAACCTGA
- a CDS encoding dihydrolipoamide acetyltransferase family protein has protein sequence MAHFELLLPKMGESVAEATITKWLKEPGDTIEEDEPVVEIATDKVDSEVPSPVSGKLIRQVINPDEVAYVGSVIAIIETDESTAGASQSVTEATAPGTAGIEPRSEAIPGIESLENTTESAGFRNTDQQSSRFYSPLVKSIAAEEGISADELDQISGTGAEGRVTKKDILDFIKKKHQGPVAASSKEPVSVVNTSGGVSAEQPQPAFKQAPPSVSAGDEIMEMDRMRRMIADHMVMSKHVAPHVTSFVEADVTNIVKWRERIKASFEKREGGKITFTPIFIQAVAKAIKDMPMINVSVDGTRIIKHRDINIGMAAALPSGNLIVPVIKNADQLNLVGLTRAVNDLALRARNSKLLPDEVMDGTFTLTNIGSFGNVMGIPIINQPQVAILAVGAIQKKPAVIETEYGDVIAIRHKMFLSMSYDHRVVDGALGGMFVKKVADYLESWDVNYNI, from the coding sequence ATGGCTCACTTTGAATTATTACTTCCCAAAATGGGTGAAAGCGTTGCGGAAGCCACCATTACCAAATGGCTTAAAGAACCCGGCGACACTATTGAGGAAGATGAACCGGTGGTTGAAATTGCCACTGATAAGGTTGACTCTGAAGTTCCATCCCCCGTATCAGGTAAGTTAATCAGGCAGGTTATTAATCCTGACGAGGTTGCCTATGTAGGATCTGTTATCGCTATCATTGAGACAGATGAAAGCACTGCCGGTGCATCACAATCTGTTACGGAAGCAACAGCTCCTGGAACAGCAGGCATTGAGCCTCGATCCGAAGCAATCCCGGGCATTGAATCCCTGGAAAATACTACAGAAAGTGCAGGATTTCGTAATACAGATCAGCAGAGTTCCCGCTTTTATTCGCCGCTGGTGAAGAGCATCGCCGCTGAAGAGGGCATATCTGCAGACGAACTTGATCAGATTTCAGGAACTGGAGCGGAAGGCCGTGTAACTAAAAAAGATATTCTCGACTTCATTAAGAAGAAACATCAGGGACCGGTGGCAGCATCATCCAAAGAGCCTGTTTCGGTAGTAAATACATCAGGCGGTGTTTCAGCAGAACAACCACAACCAGCTTTCAAACAAGCCCCTCCATCGGTTTCTGCCGGCGACGAAATTATGGAAATGGATCGCATGCGGCGGATGATTGCCGATCACATGGTAATGAGCAAACACGTAGCGCCACATGTTACTTCTTTCGTTGAAGCCGACGTGACAAATATTGTTAAATGGAGGGAAAGAATAAAGGCCTCCTTTGAAAAACGTGAGGGTGGAAAAATAACCTTCACACCGATATTTATTCAGGCTGTAGCCAAAGCGATAAAGGATATGCCGATGATCAATGTATCTGTAGACGGCACCCGTATAATAAAACACCGCGACATCAACATCGGAATGGCCGCTGCCTTACCTTCCGGAAACCTGATTGTTCCGGTGATAAAGAATGCTGACCAGCTGAACCTCGTTGGCTTAACTCGTGCGGTTAACGATTTGGCACTAAGAGCAAGAAACAGTAAACTCCTTCCTGATGAAGTAATGGATGGTACTTTTACCCTCACCAATATCGGATCATTCGGAAATGTAATGGGGATTCCTATTATTAATCAGCCCCAGGTGGCCATTTTAGCTGTAGGAGCTATTCAGAAGAAACCTGCTGTTATCGAAACCGAGTATGGCGATGTCATTGCTATCAGGCATAAGATGTTCCTATCTATGTCCTACGATCATCGTGTTGTCGACGGAGCCCTGGGCGGGATGTTCGTAAAAAAGGTAGCTGATTATCTCGAATCCTGGGACGTTAATTATAATATTTAG
- a CDS encoding DUF2231 domain-containing protein, producing MKSKAHIKTHPLHPILISFPVAFLSGTLLFDLLAVVTGNMSLWQAGSYLELAGMISAVVAAVPGIIDFKYTVPPDSSAKKRAARHGLMNSAMLIVFLAAYILRNNESADLSILALEAVGTALLVTAGWMGGTLVHRNHIGVYNRYANGGKWKEARLNVSDGLIEAAEESELKKDQMKLLLVGDKRIVLGRSENGYVAFDDRCSHKGGSLADGTMICGTVQCPWHGSQFSTETGEVKAGPASQKINTYPTTQMGGKIYVRFPEP from the coding sequence ATGAAAAGCAAAGCTCATATTAAAACACATCCCTTACATCCTATCCTGATTTCCTTTCCTGTAGCCTTTCTTTCGGGTACACTTCTCTTCGATCTTCTCGCGGTCGTAACTGGCAATATGAGCTTGTGGCAAGCCGGTAGTTATCTTGAATTGGCGGGTATGATAAGCGCGGTAGTCGCTGCGGTGCCCGGAATTATCGATTTTAAATATACGGTGCCACCAGACAGTTCTGCAAAGAAAAGGGCGGCAAGGCACGGCTTGATGAACTCTGCTATGCTCATCGTATTTTTAGCTGCTTACATACTTAGAAATAACGAATCAGCTGATTTATCGATCCTGGCGCTCGAAGCCGTTGGGACAGCTCTTCTGGTTACCGCAGGGTGGATGGGCGGAACTCTTGTACATCGTAATCACATTGGTGTTTATAACCGTTACGCAAACGGAGGGAAATGGAAGGAAGCGCGGCTGAATGTCTCTGACGGCCTCATCGAAGCAGCAGAAGAGAGCGAATTGAAGAAAGACCAGATGAAACTGCTTCTGGTTGGAGATAAACGTATCGTATTGGGAAGATCAGAGAACGGCTATGTGGCGTTTGACGACAGGTGTAGCCATAAGGGAGGATCGCTTGCGGACGGAACTATGATTTGTGGAACGGTACAATGTCCCTGGCACGGCTCTCAGTTTAGCACAGAAACAGGAGAAGTAAAGGCCGGGCCGGCCAGCCAGAAAATTAATACGTACCCAACAACGCAAATGGGAGGAAAGATCTATGTCAGGTTCCCGGAACCATAA